A section of the Virgibacillus sp. NKC19-3 genome encodes:
- a CDS encoding ATP-binding cassette domain-containing protein: MPLRLCISANATKKTTKIIKGENKMNSLTQTTTSTARSKEKAIEVQQLTKTYSKSVKALDGLTFSVKSGSVFGLLGPNGAGKSTAVKVMTTLTKPDRGKIEIAGLDVTHQPEAIRRIIGCVAQKSGVDPQSTGRENLTLQGQMYGLSGPFLKSRISGLLERFDLTDAADRVCRTYSGGMQRKLDIAMGLIHRPQVLFLDEPTTGLDPEARSALWENISQLAKGEGLTVLLTTHYLEEADQLADQMAIVDHGKVVTRGSPEALKGELHGDALHIELAASDSNEQARRILDEVEEVDETMAEKDSLYVRTNNGARAIPVVLGTLEESGIKVSSATISRPSLDDVYLRYTGQTFSKAQRESD, from the coding sequence GTGCCGTTACGATTATGCATAAGCGCGAACGCAACAAAAAAGACAACGAAAATCATAAAAGGGGAAAACAAAATGAATAGTTTGACACAAACAACAACATCCACAGCACGATCAAAGGAAAAAGCCATAGAGGTACAACAGCTGACCAAAACATACAGCAAAAGTGTAAAAGCACTGGACGGACTGACATTTTCAGTGAAATCGGGTTCAGTTTTCGGCTTGCTTGGTCCAAATGGTGCCGGCAAATCAACCGCCGTTAAGGTGATGACAACCCTTACAAAGCCGGATCGTGGAAAAATTGAAATTGCCGGGTTAGATGTCACCCACCAGCCAGAGGCTATACGTCGAATTATCGGATGTGTTGCTCAAAAATCGGGTGTGGATCCGCAAAGTACTGGACGTGAAAATCTCACGCTCCAGGGGCAAATGTATGGATTGAGCGGTCCATTCCTTAAATCCCGGATTTCCGGATTGTTGGAACGTTTCGATCTGACAGATGCGGCTGATCGTGTTTGCCGTACCTACTCGGGCGGAATGCAACGTAAGCTGGACATTGCCATGGGCCTCATTCACCGGCCACAAGTTCTTTTTCTTGATGAACCCACTACAGGACTCGATCCAGAGGCGCGGTCAGCCTTATGGGAAAACATCTCGCAATTGGCGAAAGGCGAAGGTTTGACCGTTTTATTAACCACTCATTACTTGGAGGAAGCAGATCAATTAGCCGATCAGATGGCTATTGTCGATCACGGAAAAGTTGTTACCCGAGGAAGTCCGGAGGCATTAAAAGGAGAATTACACGGAGATGCCCTTCATATTGAATTGGCAGCATCTGATTCCAATGAACAAGCACGACGTATACTTGATGAAGTGGAAGAAGTTGATGAAACGATGGCAGAAAAAGATTCATTGTACGTACGCACAAATAATGGCGCTAGAGCTATTCCTGTCGTTTTGGGTACTCTCGAAGAATCAGGAATCAAAGTTTCGTCAGCCACAATTTCTCGCCCATCGTTGGACGATGTCTATTTACGATATACCGGCCAAACCTTCAGCAAAGCTCAAAGGGAGAGTGATTAA
- a CDS encoding MerR family transcriptional regulator, producing the protein MYSIGQLSKKTGVTVRTLDYYDEIGLITPSSSTEGGHRLYDDDDVLRLEQILALKYIGFSLQQVQEVLEQSTASWEQSLEQQLKMIQQQQKHLKELERAVQGVLYSIRFEEEVRWPVIFDMIHMFQQDTDATRRLFENYFNPDEHEAIKDVGTQMNENDFREWQKIIHAVRANIHVDASSETAQQLARQWMDKVDAMFSGDEVLEAKMWKAIKDHSGEITFYPMDEEVVSFIDRAVTIMHKRERNKKDNENHKRGKQNE; encoded by the coding sequence ATGTATTCCATTGGTCAGCTTTCTAAAAAAACTGGTGTAACGGTACGCACATTGGATTATTATGACGAAATCGGTTTGATCACGCCTTCTTCAAGCACGGAAGGCGGCCATCGCTTATACGACGATGATGACGTCCTTCGCCTGGAACAAATCCTAGCCTTGAAATATATTGGCTTTTCATTGCAACAGGTACAGGAGGTTTTGGAGCAATCCACAGCATCCTGGGAGCAATCGCTGGAACAACAACTAAAAATGATCCAGCAGCAGCAAAAACACTTGAAAGAGTTGGAACGCGCAGTACAGGGCGTACTCTATTCGATTCGCTTTGAAGAAGAAGTCAGATGGCCCGTCATCTTTGACATGATTCATATGTTTCAGCAAGACACAGATGCTACACGGCGCCTGTTTGAAAACTATTTTAATCCTGATGAACACGAGGCGATCAAAGATGTAGGTACACAAATGAATGAAAATGACTTTAGGGAATGGCAGAAAATCATTCACGCCGTTCGGGCAAATATTCACGTGGATGCGAGTTCTGAAACAGCCCAACAGTTGGCGCGGCAATGGATGGATAAAGTGGACGCCATGTTTTCAGGGGATGAAGTATTAGAGGCAAAAATGTGGAAAGCGATCAAAGATCACAGCGGTGAGATTACTTTTTACCCCATGGATGAAGAGGTCGTTTCCTTTATTGACCGTGCCGTTACGATTATGCATAAGCGCGAACGCAACAAAAAAGACAACGAAAATCATAAAAGGGGAAAACAAAATGAATAG